One Oreochromis niloticus isolate F11D_XX linkage group LG16, O_niloticus_UMD_NMBU, whole genome shotgun sequence genomic window carries:
- the cfap91 gene encoding cilia- and flagella-associated protein 91 gives MCASVTNTFTKKNDAGAAVLRERAYDYLYDPVHTLSSEADHTRANFKAFASRSRIRRIPEFASMFSDNPRYTVKLDPAVPQPAFIDLQWRGHTEQRKEALQQLAGISPNAQTWLKSKECRVTGADFCKYFKRPLIPFGQQIPPSVIYALPREDFITSDAEQQPTHFTVGVQTDYRESETQTDPYSPEYVIQPGTTPSELLQMAALTWGHGLPAGLAEVEMIQRARAKRAWEASLPPLSDLSQLDKRRRLMEEMEAKEWAFREGEIEKLQEARLEVLKGLLRQRDEAQKDVTNDRLNQIYSKHQEDRETKLNKIHADYNRSLRKLEAKRKNVEGKLERCVIASQTYVPRIRVGIFPSKNINSMLSTRRYLDTYEGLEELETQLSATVLKSKRERTKPKVSEDVMKPPESRAVQLLKKYKNLKQKQDDHASSRTLRFLLRKETPVPHPVTPTVETPPEGEEEKELAVIFLQKLLRGRRIQYEMFKGKEKNQDLIRELRTIHALKREEQELQKADKEHVMMLNKQRDKRRLEIFQQEAHQAGVAGAELEQVFDTLSKELIRLQDERRIHAFTLLAERDRRMREAEESGRRQVEERRRKEEDEIFRQVVQVHQETVDMYLEEIILGTIEHIADQQAREEIHKRAKEVNDIAYAVEESRDNLQSEEIVSELVYSFLIPEVKKIGVRERVHQKQHRHLQAARNIIEGTSDAPELLNSTLEASQFTCPGIKASSQVLEETMSQPLQGKEAEQHDAQTE, from the exons ATGTGCGCATCTGTGACTAACACGTTTACCAAGAAGAATGATGCTGGTGCAGCTGTTTTGCGTGAACGGGCTTATGATTACTTGTACG ATCCCGTTCACACACTGTCATCGGAGGCAGACCACACCAGGGCCAATTTCAAGGCCTTTGCGTCCAGGTCTCGAATA AGGAGAATACCAGAGTTTGCATCCATGTTTAGTGACAACCCACGCTATACTGTTAAACTAGACCCTGCAGTCCCGCAGCCAGCCTTTATTGATCTTCAGTGGCGAGGTCACACAGAACAGCGCAAAGAGGCCCTGCAGCAGCTGGCTGG GATTTCTCCAAATGCTCAAACATGGCTGAAAAGCAAGGAGTGCCGTGTAACCGGAGCGGATTTCTGCAAATACTTTAAACG CCCTCTCATTCCCTTTGGGCAGCAGATACCTCCTAGTGTGATTTATGCTTTGCCGAG AGAAGACTTTATAACGTCTGATGCTGAGCAACAACCCACCCACTTCACTGTTGGGGTCCAGACAGACTACAGGGAAAGTGAAACACAGACAGACCCGTACAGCCCAGAGTATGTGATTCAGCCCGGGACTACTCCCTCAGAGCTCCTGCAGATGGCAGCTTTGACTTGGG GTCACGGTCTGCCTGCAGGCCTCGCAGAAGTGGAAATGATACAGCGAGCCCGTGCCAAGCGAGCTTGGGAGGCCAGTCTTCCTCCACTGAGTGACCTGAGCCAGCTCGACAAGAGGAGGCGTTTAATGGAAGAGATGGAGGCCAAAGAGTGGGCTTTCAGAGAAGGAGAAATCGAGAA GTTGCAAGAGGCTCGTTTAGAGGTGCTAAAGGGCCTTCTGAGGCAGAGAGATGAGGCTCAGAAAGATGTCACAAATGACAGACTGAACCAGATATATTCTAAGCACCAGGAAGACAGGGAGACCAAGCTAAACAAAATACACGCTGACTACAACAGGT CACTGAGAAAATTAGAAGCTAAGAGGAAAAATGTGGAGGGGAAGCTAGAGCGGTGTGTCATAGCTTCTCAGACATATGTCCCCAGGATCCGCGTTGGCATTTTTCCCAGCAAGAACATCAACAGCATGCTGTCAACAAGACGCTACTTAGACACATATGAAG GTTTAGAAGAACTAGAGACGCAACTCAGTGCTACAGTACTGAAGTcaaagagagaaagaacaaAACCCAAAGTCTCCGAGGATGTGATGAAGCCTCCTGAGAGCAGAGCTGTGCAGTTGCTGAAGAAATACAAG AATCTCAAGCAGAAGCAGGATGACCACGCATCTTCGAGGACTTTACGTTTTCTTCTCAGAAAGGAGACGCCTGTTCCTCATCCTGTCACTCCCACAGTGGAAACGCCACCTGAG ggggaagaagagaaagaacTTGCTGTAATCTTCTTGCAGAAACTACTGCGAGGACGAAGGATCCAATATGAG ATGTTTAAGGGCAAGGAGAAAAATCAGGATCTCATCCGGGAACTGAGGACTATCCATGCCCTGAAGAGGGAAGAGCAGGAGCTACAGAAGGCTGACAAAGAGCACGTCATGATGCTGAATAAACAAAGAGACAAACGCAGACTTGAG ATTTTTCAACAGGAAGCGCATCAAGCTGGAGTAGCAGGGGCAGAACTAGAACAAGTGTTTGACACATTGTCCAAGGAGCTGATTCGTCTCCAGGACGAGCGAAGAATCCACGCCTTTACACTGCTGGCTGAGAGAGACCGTCGAATGCGAGAGGCCGAGGAGAGTGGAAGGAGGCAGGTAGAGGAGCGAAGACGCAAAGAGGAAGACGAGATCTTCAGACAA GTCGTGCAGGTCCATCAGGAGACTGTGGACATGTATTTAGAAGAGATCATCTTGGGGACCATTGAGCACATAGCCGACCAGCAGGCGCGGGAGGAGATCCACAAGAGGGCAAAGGAGGTCAACGACATCGCTTATGCCGTTGAGGAAAG CCGGGATAATCTTCAGTCAGAGGAGATTGTGTCAGAGCTGGTGTACAGCTTCCTTATCCCGGAGGTAAAGAAGATCGGTGTCAGGGAAAGAG TGCACCAGAAGCAGCATAGACACTTACAGGCAGCTCGGAACATCATTGAAGGGACTTCAGATGCTCCTGAGCTCCTGAACAGTACTCTGGAAGCGTCACAATTTACCTGTCCTGGTATAAAAGCTTCCAGTCAAGTCCTGGAAGAGACAATGAGCCAACCGCTGCAGGGGAAGGAAGCAGAGCAGCACGATGCTCAAACTGAGTAA